TCTTCGGCCTCGTCACCGGCTCCGCGCTCATCGCCCTCTTCCGCCACGGCGGCAGCCTCGGCGGTATCGGCATCCTCGCGCTTTACCTGCAAGAGAAAACGGGCTTCCGCGCGGGCTGGACCCAGCTTCTGTTCGACGCCGCGCTCTTTGCCATCGCACTGACGATCCGCGACGTGCCGACCGTGTTCTACAGCTTCATCGGTGCGCTCGTCGTGAACCTCGTCATTGCAATCAACCACCGCAAAGACCGCTATATCGCCACCTGAGAGCGGTCTGTGCAGGCGTATCCGCTTGCCCGCTGCAGTGCGGAAATCTAGGCTGGCCGCAAATCAGAGTGACAGGTCCGGCCATGCCCACCCACATCATTGCCCTGCTCTTCGCCATCGTCGCGGAAACCATCGCGACGTCCGCGCTCAAGGCGTCGGACCAGTTCACCAAGATCGGCCCGACCGCCATCGTCGTGATCGGCTACGCTATCTCGTTCTACCTGCTGGCGTACGCCGTGCGTTTTATGCCAACCGGCATCGTCTATGCGATCTGGTCGGGGCTGGGTATCGTGCTGGTCGCGGTCATCAGTTGGCTCTGGTTCGGGCAGAAACTTGACCTTGGGGCAATCATCGGGCTGGGCCTGATCCTCGCCGGAATTGTCGTGATTAACCTGTTTTCGGACACAGCCAGCCACGGTTAGGCCCTTTAGGACTAGCCTTTGCTGCATTTGCACGGTATGGGCCAGCCAACTTCCGAAAAAGGCTGACCTATGGATATCCGTAATATCGCGATTATCGCGCACGTTGACCACGGCAAAACGACGCTGGTTGATGAACTCCTCAAGCAATCGGGTGCCTTCCGCGAAAACCAGGCCGTTGCAGAACGTGCCATGGATAGCAACGATATCGAACGTGAACGCGGGATCACCATTCTGGCAAAGGCGACTTCGGTCGAGTGGGGCACCACTCGCATCAACATCGTCGACACCCCCGGCCACGCCGACTTCGGCGGTGAAGTCGAACGCATCCTGAGCATGGTAGACGGCGTTGTCCTCCTCGTCGACGCTGCCGAAGGCCCGATGCCGCAGACCAAGTTCGTGACCTCGAAAGCGCTGGCCCTCGGCCTCAAGCCGATCGTCGTTCTGAACAAAGTCGACAAGCCGGACGCAGAGCCGGATCGCGCGCTCGACGAATGTTTCGACCTCTTCGCCAATCTCGGCGCTGACGACGAACAGCTGGACTTCCCGCACCTCTACGCTTCGGGCCGTTCGGGCTGGTGTGACGAGACCCTCGACGGTCCGCGCGAAAACCTCGACGCCCTGTTCAAGCTGGTCGTCAAGCACGTCCAGCCGCCGAAGCAGCAGGCGAACAAGGACGAGCCTTTCTCGATGATCGCCACCACGCTCGGCGCCGACCCGTTCATCGGTCGTCTGCTGACCGGCCGCGTCGAGACCGGCACCCTGAAAACCGGCGACACGCTCAAGGCGCTGTCGCGTGACGGCACCAAGATCGAACAGTTCCGCGCCACCAAGATCATGGCGTTCCGCGGTCTGTCGCAGCAGCCGATCGACGAAGCCGTTGCAGGCGACATCGTTTCGGTCGCAGGTATGTCGGTCGCTACCGTTGCAGACACCCTCTGCGATCCGTCGATCAACACCGCCCTGCCCGCACAGCCGATCGATCCGCCGACCATCTCGGTCCTCTTCGGCATCAACGACTCCCCGCTCGCAGGCCGTGACGGCAAGAAAGTCCAGTCGCGCGTCATCCGTGACCGCCTGATGAAAGAAGCCGAAACCAACGTCGCGATCAAAGTCGAAGACACTCCGGGCGGTGAAGCGTTCATCGTTTCGGGCCGCGGCGAACTCCAGATGGGCGTTCTGATCGAGAACATGCGCCGTGAGGGCTTCGAGCTGTCGATCTCGCGTCCGCAGGTGATCTTCCAGATGGAAGACGGCCAGCGTATGGAGCCGGTCGAAGAAGTCACCATCGACGTCGACGAAGAATACACCGGCTCGGTTGTCGAAAAGCTCACCGGCCCGCGCAAGGGTGATCTGGTCGAGATGAACCCCGGCGGCAACGGTAAGACCCGTATCGTCGCTCACGTTCCGTCGCGCGGCCTGATCGGCTACCACGGCGAATTCCTGACAGACACACGCGGTTCGGGCATCATGAACCGCATCTTCCACGGCTGGACCCCGCACAAGGGCCCGATCGCTGGCCGTCGTCAGGGCGTTCTGATCTCGATGGAAGACGGTACCGCCGTCGCCTACGCGCTGTGGAACCTCGAAGATCGCGGCAAGATGTTCATCAACCCGCAGGAACCGGTCTATCAGGGCATGATCATCGGCGAGCACAGCCGTGACAATGACCTCGAAGTAAACCCGCTGAAGGGTAAGAAGCTGACCAACGTCCGCGCCTCGGGCACCGACGAAGCCGTCCGCCTCACCCCGCCGACCGTCATGTCGCTGGAACAGGCCATCGCCTACATCGACGATGACGAACTGGTTGAAGTGACCCCGAACGCGGTCCGTCTGCGCAAGCGCCACCTCGACCCGCACGAGCGCAAGCGCCAAGCACGTTCGGCATAAAGAAAAACGGAAACGGGCCTTCGGGCCCGTTTTTGTTTGATATGAGTATGGGGGCGCTGCCCCCGCCTGCGGTGCAGGCTCCCCCGGGATATTGGGGGCACAAAGGCAAAAGGGCGCGACGGTGTTTCCGTCGCGCCCTTTGCTATTGGTACGAAGCGTTAGTTAATCGGCTTCTTCGACGATCACGAGGTCACGTTCGCTAGCGCCTTTGGCGAAGCTGAGCGCTTCCTGATAGGCGTCCGAGTAGTAGCAATCGTGAGCGGCCTGAAGGCTCGGGAAGCGGGCGACGACATTGCGTTTACGGTCGTTGCCTTCGAGCTGTTCGTATTTACCGCCGCGCGCGAGGAAAACGCCGCCGTGGTCTGCAATCGCGCCAGTCGCGCGTTTTGCATATTCCATGTAGGCGTCTTCGTTCGTGACGTGGACGTGTGCGATCCAGAGTGCGGTCGGCATAAATCAGGCTCCTGCGATGACGGCTTCGGCTGCCTTGATAGCAGCTTCGGCGTTTTCGGTCGATGCGCCGCCGCCCTGCGCCATGTCGGGCCGGCCACCGCCGCCTTTGCCGCCGAGTTCCGGCGTGACAGCGCGCACGATATCCGCAGCGGAGACCTTGCCCTTGACATCATCGGTGACGCCACAAGCGACGGCAGCTTTGTCGCCGGTGTCAGCGATCAGGAGGATGACGCCCGAGAAGCCGGACTTCATCTCGTCGATGATGCCCGGAAGATCCTTGCCGGTGACACCGCTGAGCACTTGCGCTTTGAACGCTACGCCGTTGATTTCCTTGGCAGGTTCTTCGGCCTTTGCACCGCCCGACATCGCCAGTTCGCGGCGTAGTTGGGCGACCTCGTTGGCAAGCTGCTTGCGTTCGTCCATCAGCGCCTTGACGCGGTCGGCAGCCTCGTTCGCCGGAGCTTTGAGGACGGCGGCGACTGCGTTGAGGCGGCCTTCCTGCTCTTTGAGGTAGTCAATCGCGACCTGACCGGTGAGCGCTTCGACGCGGCGAACGCCGGCCGAGGATGCGCCGTCGGACAGCAGCACGAACGCGCCGATGTCGCCGGTGCTGATGACGTGCGTGCCGCCGCAGAGTTCCAGCGAGTAGACGTCGCCCGAGGTGCCCTTGCCCGATTTCGCCTTGCGGCCCATCGACACAACGCGAACCTCGTCGCCGTACTTCTCACCAAAGAGCGCCTGCGCGCCGAGGCCGCGGGCCTCGTCCGGCGTCATAATGCGGGTTTCCACCTTGGTGTTCTGGCGGATCATCGCGTTGACTTCGCTTTCGACCTTGGCGATCTCGTCGCCCGACATCGCCTTGTTATGGCTGAAGTCGAAACGCAGACGGTCGGGCGCGTTGAGCGAGCCTCGCTGAGCGATATGATCGCCGAGAACCTCGCGCAATGCCTCGTTCAGCAGGTGCGTGGCCGAGTGGTTCGCGCGGATGAAACCGCGGCGCGTGCTGTCGACGTTCAGGCGTGCCGCCTGCCCTTTGCCCACGGTGCCTTCGGTCACCTCGGCGAAGTGGATGAAGACGCCTGCGGCCTTCTTGGTGTCCGTGATCTTTGCCGAGCCGGAGTCGGTGGTGATCGTGCCGGAGTCGCCGACCTGACCACCCGATTCCGCATAGAACGGGGTCTGGTTCACGACGATCTGGACGGTGTCGCCAGCTTTGGCTTCGGTTGCGACCTCGCCATCCTTAAGGACGGTCAGGATCTGGCCTTCAGCGGCCTCGGAATCGTAGCCGAGGAATTCGGTCGTGCCGTGCTCTTCGGCGATTTCGAACCAGACCTGCGAATTCGCGGTCTCGCCCGAACCGGCCCAAGCCGCGCGGGCCTTGGCCTTCTGTTCAGCCATTGCGGCGTCAAAGCCGCTCACATCCACAGCGCGGCCCTTTTCGCGCAGCGCGTCCTGCGTCAGATCGAGCGGGAAGCCGTAGGTGTCGTAGAGTTTGAACGCGGTTTCGCCCGGCAAGTTGGCGTCTGCTGGCAGGCCGGTGAGCTCTTCGTCGAGCAGCTTCAAACCGCGGTCGAGGGTCTGCTTGAAGCGGGTTTCTTCCGCCTCCAGCGTTTCCTGAATCATCGGTTGCGCCAGAACCAGTTCCGGATAGGCGGCGCCCATCTGCTTCACCAGTTCGGGGACCAGTCGGTACATGACCGGATCCTGCGCACCGAGCAGGTGAGCGTGGCGCATCGCGCGGCGCATGATGCGGCGCAGAACGTAACCGCGGCCTTCGTTTGACGGCATCACGCCATCGGCGATCAGGAACGAGGTCGAACGCAGGTGGTCGGCGATCACGCGGTGATGCACGTTTTTCGCGCCGTCAGCGTCGGTCGAGGTCGCATTCGCGGAAGCCTCGATCAGGGCGCGCATCAGGTCGGTATCGTAGTTGTCGTGCTTGCCCTGAAGCAGCGCGCCGATGCGTTCCAGCCCCATGCCGGTGTCGATCGACTGCATGTCGAGTTCGACCATCGAGCCGTCCTCGAACTGCTCGTTCTGCATGAAAACGTTGTTCCAGATTTCGATGAAACGGTCGCCGTCTTCATCCGGCGAGCCCGGAGGGCCACCAGCGATGTGTTCACCGTGGTCAAAGAAAATCTCAGTGCACGGACCGCAGGGGCCGGTCGGGCCCATCTGCCAGAAGTTGTCCATGGTCGGGATGCGGATGATACGGTGATCTTCGAAACCGGTGATCTTTTTCCAAAGGTCGAACGCTTCGTCATCGGTGTGGTAAACGGTGACCAGTAGCTTGTCCTTCGGGATGTCGAAGTCCTTGGTCAGCAGTTCCCAAGCGTAGTTGATCGCGCCTTCCTTGAAATAGTCGCCGAACGAGAAGTTGCCGAGCATTTCAAAGAACGTGTGGTGACGCGCAGTGTAACCCACGTTGTCGAGGTCGTTGTGCTTACCGCCCGCGCGAACACATTTCTGCGCGGTGGTGGCGCGGGTGTAATCGCGCTTTTCGACGCCGGTGAAGCAGTTCTTGAACTGCACCATACCCGAGTTCACGAACATCAGGGTCGGGTCGTTGCGCGGAACCAGCGGCGACGACGGAACAATGGTGTGCCCGTTGCGCTCGAAAAAGTTCAGAAATGTGGAGCGGATATCGGCAAGGCTCGTCATGGCGGTCCATCAATTTAAGCGTTTTGAGTGGAATAGCTGCCTCTGGTCCCATCGTAAAGCCAAATGCAAAAGGCCGGGCGATTGCCCGGCCTTTCATTCGAATATTGTCGATCACATTTCGACCAGATCGTCGTCCGAACCGTCACTATCGGACGCATCGAAGTCGAGGCCATGTGCCGCGCGGATCTTGTCTTCGATCTCCATCGCGATGTGCTGGTTATCGCGCAGGAACTGCTTGGAGTTCTCGCGACCCTGCCCGATCCGCTCGTCGCCGTAGCTGAACCACGAACCGGACTTATCGACGACGCCGGCCTTGACGCCAAGGTCGAGCAGCTCGCCCGTTTTGGAGATACCTTCGCCATACATGATGTCGAATTCCACCTGCTTGAACGGCGGCGCGACCTTGTTTTTCACCACCTTCACGCGGGTAGTGTTGCCAACGACCTCGTCGCGGTCCTTCACCGAACCGATGCGGCGGATATCGAGGCGGACCGAAGCGTAGAACTTCAGCGCGTTACCGCCAGTGGTGGTTTCCGGCGAACCGAACATCACGCCGATCTTCATCCGGATCTGGTTGATGAAGATCACCATGCAGTTCGAACGTGAGATCGAACCAGTGAGTTTGCGCATAGCCTGGCTCATCAGACGGGCGTGAACGCCGACGCTGCTGTCGCCCATATCGCCTTCGAGTTCCGACTTCGGCGTCAGTGCGGCAACTGAGTCGACCACAACGAGCGACACAGCGCCCGAACGGACCAGCGTATCGACGATTTCGAGCGCCTGTTCACCGGTGTCCGGCTGCGAGATCAGCAGCTCGTCCAGGTCAACGCCCAGCTTTTTCGCGTACTGCGGATCAAGTGCATGCTCGGCGTCAACGAATGCGCAAACGCCGCCTTTTTTCTGCTCTTCCGCAACAGCGTGCAGGGTCAGCGTGGTTTTACCCGACGATTCCGGCCCGAAAATTTCGATGATACGGCCCTTTGGCAGGCCGCCGATGCCCAGAGCGATATCGAGGCCCAGCGAGCCTGTCGAGGTCGCTTCGATTTCCTGAACAGGGCTGTCCTTGCCCAGTTTCATAATCGAGCCTTTGCCGAACTGGCGTTCGATCTGGGCCAGTGCTGAATCCAGTGCCTTTTGCTTATCGGCGGTGCGCTTGTCGTTCATGCTCAGTATGTCTGCCGTTGCCATGTTTGGCTCCTTATCCCACACCCGCTGCCGGGCGGCAATGACTTTATGTTCGCCTCTTGTTCTCACGCAATATGAGCACAAAAAGAGAACATTTCAAGCTTTATGTGGAACAGGTTATTGCACCCTATTCGTTAAAAGGTAGTTTACAGCCAACGACATACAGGTGATCGGACGCTAAATGCTTGTCTTCTGGCGCGAAAAACTCGTGTTCCTCGCTGTTCCCAAGACCGGAACGACCGCGCTCGAAGGTGCGTTGGCGCCCAAAGCGGCGGCGGTTTTCCGCGATCCGCCGATCCTGAAGCACACTCCTATATACCGCTACAAACGCTTCGTTCTGCCACTTTTGCAGAAAGCGGGCGATAACGAATTGGAAACCCTCGCCGTGGTACGCCATCCCGTAAGCTGGCTGGGGTCGTGGTACAGGTACCGTCACCGCGACGATCTGGTCGGTCATCAGAACAGCACGCGGGGGAAGACGTTTGATGAGTTTGTAGAAGAATACTGTCGCGGCAAGCCCGAGCCCTTTGCCGGTGTCGGGTCGCAGGCGAAGTTCGTCGGCGATGGCGAAGGGTCCGTCGATTGCGATCACCTGTTCCGCTACGAGGCGCAGGAACCGCTTTACCGTTTCTTTGAAGAACGGCTGGACGTGAAATTGGAGACCAAAACGCTGAACGTCTCTCCACCGATGGAGTTGACGCTGTCCCCGCGTGTCGAAGAGAAGCTGCGCCGCAAGAAACCGGCCGAGTTCGAGGTTTGGGAGAAAGCTCGCGGAGTGTGAGCCAATTTCATAATCATCTTGATGGACTTGAATTTCACTAATTGAACTGACCCGCGTATAGCCCTCCGCTTGAAGGAGACTGTTATGCCGCAACCCGTCCGTTCCCCCGTATTTGCCGCCCTCGAAGCCGCCGCGAAGGACCGCATCCTCGTGCTCGATGGCGCGATGGGTACGCAGATCCAGAAACTCGGCCTGCAAGAAGGCGATTTCACAGGTCACGGCAGCGGTTGCGCGTGTCACATCCACTCCGACCAGCCGCAGCAGGGCAACAACGACCTGCTGAACCTGACGCGCCCCGATGTGATCGAGGAAATCCACTATCAATACGCGATGGCGGGCGCGGATATTGTGGAGACGAATACGTTCTCCTCCACCACCATCGCGCAGGAGGACTACGCCCTGCAGGACAAGGTCGACGCGCTGAACACCGAGGGTGCGCGTCTGGCCCGCAGGGCTATGGACCGCGCCGAAGCTCAAGATGGTCGCCGCCGTTTTGTTGCCGGTGCCGTCGGCCCGACCAACCGCACGGCGAGCATCAGCCCCGACGTCAATAACCCCGGCTACCGCGCTGTTTCCTTCGACGATTTGCGCATCGCTTACGCCCAGCAGATCCGCGCGCTGATCAGCGGCGGTGCGGACATCATCCTGATCGAAACAATCTTCGACACGCTCAACGCCAAGGCCGCGATCTTTGCCGCGGAGGAAGTGTTCGAGGAAACCGGCACCATCCTGCCCGTCATGATCTCGGGCACCATCACCGACCTGTCGGGCCGCACCCTTTCAGGTCAGACGCCAACCGCGTTCTGGCACTCCGTGCGCCACGCGCGCCCCTTCACCATCGGCCTGAATTGCGCGCTGGGTGCCAATGCGATGCGCGAACACCTCGCCGAAATCTCCGGCGTCGCGGACACCTACGTCTGCGCCTACCCGAACGCGGGCCTGCCGAACGAGTTCGGCGAGTACGACGAGACGCCCGCGCAAATGGCTGCGCAGATCGAAGGCTTCGCGAAAGAGGGCCTGCTGAACGTTGTAGGCGGCTGCTGCGGGTCCACCTACGAACACATCCGCGCCATTGCCGAGGTTGTCAAAGGCCACACGCCGCGCACCATTCCCGACGTCGCGCCTCTAATGCGCCTGTCGGGGCTGGAACCCTTCACGCTGACCAAGGACATTCCGTTCGTCAACGTCGGCGAGCGCACGAACGTCACCGGCTCCGCCAAGTTCCGCAAACTGATCACGAACAAGGACTATAGCGTCGCGCTCGACGTCGCCCGACAGCAGGTTGAGAACGGCGCGCAAGTCATTGATATCAATATGGATGAGGGTCTGATCGATAGTCAGCAGGCGATGATCGATTACCTCAACCTTATCGCGGCAGAACCCGACATCGCCCGCGTGCCGATCATGGTCGACAGCTCGAAATGGGACATCATCGAGGCCGGTCTGAAGTGCATTCAGGGCAAGGCGATCGTCAACTCGATCTCGCTGAAAGAAGGTGAGGAGCAGTTCCTCCACCACGCCCACCTCTGCCGCCGCTATGGCGCTGCGATCGTGGTCATGGCCTTTGACGAGGACGGACAGGCGGACACCGAAGACCGCAAGGTCGCGATTTGTCAGCGCGCCTACAAACTGCTGACCGAAGAGGTCGGATTCGCGCCCGAAGACATCATCTTCGACCCCAACGTCTTTGCCGTCGCCACGGGCATCGAGGAACACGACAACTACGGCGTCGACTTCATCAACGCGACCAAGCGCATCACCGAAACCTGCCCGCACGTCCATATTTCGGGCGGCGTGTCGAACCTGTCGTTCAGCTTCCGCGGCAACGAGGCCGTGCGCGAGGCGATGCACGCCGTGTTCCTCTACCACGCGATCCAGAACGGCATGGACATGGGCATCGTGAACGCGGGCCAACTCGCCGTTTATTCCGAGATCGACCCCGAACTGCGCGAGCATTGCGAAGACGTGGTGCTCAACCGCCGCTCCGACGCGACCGAGCGGATGCTGGAACTGGCCGAGAAATATCGCGGGCAAGGCGGTGCGCAGGCCAAGGAAAAGGACATGTCGTGGCGCGAACTGCCCGTTGAAAAAAGGCTGGAGCACGCGCTGGTCAACGGAATCACCGAATTCATCGAAGGCGACACCGAGGAAGCCCGCCAACGTGCCACCCGCCCGCTCGACGTGATCGAAGGACCGCTGATGGACGGCATGAATGTGGTCGGCGATCTGTTCGGCTCGGGCAAAATGTTCCTGCCGCAGGTCGTCAAATCCGCTCGCGTGATGAAGCAGGCCGTCGCCGTGCTGACCCCTTATATCGAGGCGGAAAAGGACGGATCAGCCAAGGCGGCCGGCAAAATCCTGATGGCCACGGTGAAGGGCGACGTCCACGACATCGGCAAGAACATCGTCGGCGTGGTACTGGCCTGTAACAACTACGAAATCATCGACCTCGGCGTCATGGTCCCGACATCGAAAATCCTCGAGACGGCCAAGGCCGAGAACGTAGACATCATCGGCCTATCCGGCCTCATCACGCCGTCGCTGGACGAAATGGTCCACGTCGCGGCAGAGATGGAGCGCGCGGGCATGGACCTGCCGCTGCTTATCGGCGGCGCGACCACGTCTAAAGTCCATACGGCAGTGAAAATCGCGCCCAAGTACGTGGCCGGTCAGGCGATGTACGTGACCGACGCGTCCCGCGCGGTGGGCGTGGTCTCGTCGCTCCTCGGCAGCAACGCTGAAAAGGTAAAGGCCGACACCCGCGCCGATTACGCCGATATCGCAGAACGTCACGCCCGCGGCGAGCGCGGTAAGAGCCGGATTACCCTACAGCAGGCCCGCGACAACGCGCTAAAACTGAATTGGTCAAAATACGAGGCAAAGCAGCCATCGTTCCTCGGCACCCGCGTGTTCGACAACTGGTCGCTGGCGGAACTGGCCCGCTACATCGACTGGACCCCGTTCTTCCAGACGTGGGAGATCAAGGGCCAGTACCCGGCGGTGCTCGACCATCCCGAACGCGGTGAGGCGGCCCGCAGCCTCTTTGCCGACGCGCAGGCGATGCTCCGGAAGATCATCGACGAGCAGTGGTTCAAACCCAAGGCGGTCGTCGGCTTCTGGCCCGCGCAGGCGGATGGCGATGACATCAAACTGTTTGCCGAGGACGGGTCCGATCGCGCCGTCCTCCATACCCTCCGCCAGCAAACCGCGAAACGCGACGGCCGCCCGAATGTCGCGCTGGCGGATTTCGTCGCACCCGATGGCGATTATGTGGGTGCGTTCTGCGTGACCGCCGGCCCCGAAGAGGACGACATCGCGGCAAAGTTCGACGCGGCCAACGACAATTATTCGTCGATCATGGTCAAAGCCCTCGCCGACCGTTTTGCCGAGGCCTTCGCCGAGCGCCTACACGAATACGTCCGCACCGAACTCTGGGCTTACGCGACTGAAGATTACGCGCCCGAAGACCTGATCCGCGAGCCCTACGCAGGCATCCGCCCTGCCCCTGGTTATCCCGCGCAGCCCGACCATACGGAAAAGGCAACGCTGTGGGATTTGCTGGACGCTGAAAATGCAACTGGCGTGACCCTTACCGAAAGCTACGCCATGTGGCCTGCCGCGTCGGTCAGCGGCCTCTATATCGGCAACCCCGAAAGCTACTACTTCGGTGTTGGCAAGGTCGAGGCCGATCAGGTCGCCGACTACGCCGCGCGCAAAGGGATGACCAAGGAAGGCGCCGAACGCTGGCTGGCGCCCGTCCTCAACTACACGCCATAACGAGAAAAGCCGGGCAATCGCCCGGCTTCTTCACTGCAAATTGCAGATAATCTTAGTAACCGGTCTTACCAAGTACAGCTTTGAAAGTACGCGCCAGAATGACGACGTCATTTTTGAACGAATGAGTTTGGGCATACAGACGATCAAGCTCGATGCGCTCGTCGTAGGAAATGTCGTTACGACCCGAAACCTGCCAAAGACCAGTTACGCCAGGGCGCACAGCCTCATAATAGCCAACCTGCGTACCGTACATCGCCAGCTCTTTACGCGGCACAGGACGAGGGCCAACGAACGACATTTCACCGCGTAGCACATTGAAGAACTGAGGCAGTTCATCAAGGCTAGTCGCACGAAGCACGCGTCCGATTGGAGTGATGCGAGGATCGTTTTTCAGTTTGAATTCACGGTTCCAGACTTCACGCTCTTCCGGGTGAGCTGCCAGATAAGTCTCGAGTTGCGCTTCAGCATCGACAACCATGGTGCGGATCTTGTGGCACGGGAACTCGCGGCCATCCTTGCCGACACGTTTATGACTGAAGAAACCCGAACCGCCATCACGGCGGACGACAAACCAGAGCACCGCGATGACCGGCACCAAGATCGGCGCACTGATCAACACGATGAAAAGGTCAAACACACGTTTGCCGAATGTAGCATAGATGGAAGTACGTACCGCCGGCAGTGCCTGACTATTCTTCGCTGCACTGTCAAAATTCGAAATATCAGTCATAGAAATTCTCCGGAACTGGATCGCACTCGTGAAATTTGCCGAGACCTGGGTAATTGCATTGAGGCTGGCGAGCTGTCTCGTAAGCTGTATTCAACCGATCTATCCCTTCGCTACCCCGTTAATCCTTTCGCATCAATCATGATCACACCAAAAGGTAAATTTTTAGGCAATATTGGGAAGAATGCCGCCCATTTTGCGATTTTAGGGGATCGTTTCCGCCCAATTTTGCAGCCGCAGAAAAACTTACGTTAGCGGAAACTACCAGTATTCCTTACCCAAGGTCACTCACCCTAACGCGAATCGATTCTCACTATCGGCGAACTCTGCCGCATCGCAGAATAAGAACGCACGCTCAAATTGTACGCAGGTCACTGCACTCTCTTTAAGCATGACGACTGCCGCATAGATGCACCATCGCTCATGAAAGCTGCATCGCGCATTGCACCCGCAGGCTCCTTGCGTATGTTGCGCCAAAGCAAACAAGGGCTCGGCGCCTTTCAAATGCCGACCAGCCGAACGAAACCAAATCTAAAGAAAATGGTCGTAGAACATGCGGCCAAGGACAGTGAGCTGCGCATGATCACCCTCTCTCAATACCGTCACCAGTGGACGCACAACATCCGGGCCGACCTCATTTCCGGCCTCGTCGTTGCGCTCGCTCTCATTCCTGAAGCCATCGCGTTTTCCATCATCGCAGGCGTCGACCCCAAGATCGGCCTTTATGCGTCGTTCTCGATTGCGGTCATCACTGCAATTACTGGTGGCCGTCCGGCAATGATCTCTGCGGCGACCGCTGCGGTGGCGGTTCTTCTGGTGACACTGGTGCGCGATCATGGCCTCGAGTACCTCTTTGCCACCACGATCCTCGCGGGTATCCTGCAAATTGGCGCGGGTCTCTTGCGGCTCGGCTATGTGATGCGGTTCGTGTCCAAATCGGTAATGACAGGATTTGTGAACGCGCTCGCGATCCTGATCTTCATGGCGCAGCTGCCGCAGCTTGATCCGAACACCGTGCCGTTCCTGACCTTCCCGCTCGTGGCGTTCGGTCTGGCAATCATCTACATCCTGCCGCGCTTCACCACGATCGTGCCGTCGCCGCTGGTCAATATCATCGTCATGACCATCATCGTGGTCGTCATGGGCTGGGACGTGAACACGGTCGGCGAAATGGGCGAGCTGCCCGACACCCTGCCCGTGTTCCTGATCCCGCAGATGCCGCTGAACCTCGAGACGCTGTCGATCATCTTCCCCTATGCTGCTGCGGTTGCTGTTGTCGGCCTTCTCGAAAGCCTGATGACCCAGCAGATCGTTGACGATCTGACCGACACCTCTTCGGACCGCAATCAGGAGTGCGTTGGTCAGGGCCTTGCCAACATCGGCACCGGTTTCATCGGCGGTATGGCCGGTTGCGC
Above is a window of Marivivens aquimaris DNA encoding:
- the recA gene encoding recombinase RecA, whose protein sequence is MATADILSMNDKRTADKQKALDSALAQIERQFGKGSIMKLGKDSPVQEIEATSTGSLGLDIALGIGGLPKGRIIEIFGPESSGKTTLTLHAVAEEQKKGGVCAFVDAEHALDPQYAKKLGVDLDELLISQPDTGEQALEIVDTLVRSGAVSLVVVDSVAALTPKSELEGDMGDSSVGVHARLMSQAMRKLTGSISRSNCMVIFINQIRMKIGVMFGSPETTTGGNALKFYASVRLDIRRIGSVKDRDEVVGNTTRVKVVKNKVAPPFKQVEFDIMYGEGISKTGELLDLGVKAGVVDKSGSWFSYGDERIGQGRENSKQFLRDNQHIAMEIEDKIRAAHGLDFDASDSDGSDDDLVEM
- a CDS encoding DMT family transporter, encoding MPTHIIALLFAIVAETIATSALKASDQFTKIGPTAIVVIGYAISFYLLAYAVRFMPTGIVYAIWSGLGIVLVAVISWLWFGQKLDLGAIIGLGLILAGIVVINLFSDTASHG
- the alaS gene encoding alanine--tRNA ligase; the encoded protein is MTSLADIRSTFLNFFERNGHTIVPSSPLVPRNDPTLMFVNSGMVQFKNCFTGVEKRDYTRATTAQKCVRAGGKHNDLDNVGYTARHHTFFEMLGNFSFGDYFKEGAINYAWELLTKDFDIPKDKLLVTVYHTDDEAFDLWKKITGFEDHRIIRIPTMDNFWQMGPTGPCGPCTEIFFDHGEHIAGGPPGSPDEDGDRFIEIWNNVFMQNEQFEDGSMVELDMQSIDTGMGLERIGALLQGKHDNYDTDLMRALIEASANATSTDADGAKNVHHRVIADHLRSTSFLIADGVMPSNEGRGYVLRRIMRRAMRHAHLLGAQDPVMYRLVPELVKQMGAAYPELVLAQPMIQETLEAEETRFKQTLDRGLKLLDEELTGLPADANLPGETAFKLYDTYGFPLDLTQDALREKGRAVDVSGFDAAMAEQKAKARAAWAGSGETANSQVWFEIAEEHGTTEFLGYDSEAAEGQILTVLKDGEVATEAKAGDTVQIVVNQTPFYAESGGQVGDSGTITTDSGSAKITDTKKAAGVFIHFAEVTEGTVGKGQAARLNVDSTRRGFIRANHSATHLLNEALREVLGDHIAQRGSLNAPDRLRFDFSHNKAMSGDEIAKVESEVNAMIRQNTKVETRIMTPDEARGLGAQALFGEKYGDEVRVVSMGRKAKSGKGTSGDVYSLELCGGTHVISTGDIGAFVLLSDGASSAGVRRVEALTGQVAIDYLKEQEGRLNAVAAVLKAPANEAADRVKALMDERKQLANEVAQLRRELAMSGGAKAEEPAKEINGVAFKAQVLSGVTGKDLPGIIDEMKSGFSGVILLIADTGDKAAVACGVTDDVKGKVSAADIVRAVTPELGGKGGGGRPDMAQGGGASTENAEAAIKAAEAVIAGA
- a CDS encoding DUF1330 domain-containing protein; protein product: MPTALWIAHVHVTNEDAYMEYAKRATGAIADHGGVFLARGGKYEQLEGNDRKRNVVARFPSLQAAHDCYYSDAYQEALSFAKGASERDLVIVEEAD
- the typA gene encoding translational GTPase TypA; translation: MDIRNIAIIAHVDHGKTTLVDELLKQSGAFRENQAVAERAMDSNDIERERGITILAKATSVEWGTTRINIVDTPGHADFGGEVERILSMVDGVVLLVDAAEGPMPQTKFVTSKALALGLKPIVVLNKVDKPDAEPDRALDECFDLFANLGADDEQLDFPHLYASGRSGWCDETLDGPRENLDALFKLVVKHVQPPKQQANKDEPFSMIATTLGADPFIGRLLTGRVETGTLKTGDTLKALSRDGTKIEQFRATKIMAFRGLSQQPIDEAVAGDIVSVAGMSVATVADTLCDPSINTALPAQPIDPPTISVLFGINDSPLAGRDGKKVQSRVIRDRLMKEAETNVAIKVEDTPGGEAFIVSGRGELQMGVLIENMRREGFELSISRPQVIFQMEDGQRMEPVEEVTIDVDEEYTGSVVEKLTGPRKGDLVEMNPGGNGKTRIVAHVPSRGLIGYHGEFLTDTRGSGIMNRIFHGWTPHKGPIAGRRQGVLISMEDGTAVAYALWNLEDRGKMFINPQEPVYQGMIIGEHSRDNDLEVNPLKGKKLTNVRASGTDEAVRLTPPTVMSLEQAIAYIDDDELVEVTPNAVRLRKRHLDPHERKRQARSA
- a CDS encoding gamma-glutamyl kinase, with protein sequence MLVFWREKLVFLAVPKTGTTALEGALAPKAAAVFRDPPILKHTPIYRYKRFVLPLLQKAGDNELETLAVVRHPVSWLGSWYRYRHRDDLVGHQNSTRGKTFDEFVEEYCRGKPEPFAGVGSQAKFVGDGEGSVDCDHLFRYEAQEPLYRFFEERLDVKLETKTLNVSPPMELTLSPRVEEKLRRKKPAEFEVWEKARGV